The Phyllopteryx taeniolatus isolate TA_2022b chromosome 14, UOR_Ptae_1.2, whole genome shotgun sequence genome has a window encoding:
- the xirp1 gene encoding xin actin-binding repeat-containing protein 1 isoform X1 — METFGLRRTQSLRTFSWVQERSWDMPAPTRWDRKSVSQLVHHYQSCGDLRSPEKVTHKFQTSDRFLREEWRRPDNRDSMAVGGSLRTVKLSRSRSMDFLPQRETSGTRALCALFESKAKLQENSSSTARLNSAVSARNVKREGDRPLQDWRTHDTSFQRVTQWEGGRTTNGLPQSRNKVSRYSNDDKYSTLTSLTKRGILTTEGSNWISTCSSVRDRSARYLSRAATVDLVGGSTQAGLIGTSGTRIKSSKMAETAGKVTVSQSSHDEDDLPLPPPPPVPPRPLDYEGSSALSSLPVPPPKETFSTYYQQRQKSELKRLFKHIHPDIRHLGDAVDDDIMKAVQTAEDTEAADAAYQGEVQSMRWIFENWNLDSIGDPHATRKMLDEENLTGGNVRSTSSMFEHCDSRQLIREGNAQRQTSVMGDVRTSTWLFETQPLDSLNKKDDEELVEAVLKEPIQSGDVSGTRLLFETKPLSDFGRCDSIEDNNFLKLMSELQEQKGDVQKTVKLFQAEPSCAIRDKNGNIHTVKSICREEINNGNTGSARWLFETQPLDLINKGSDGVKIIRGISLEEGNRGGVDRKRWMFETQSFEAIQEIAGMDKIKSTLADCTKEADVTNKTKLFEMQPLATPRGNIEEKTLESNTIIGGDVKTSLWLFETQPMETLNDSYEVGCLKKITISADEQGAIKDKKIIFESQGTEKSSSVKRQVIERGAVMGFKHLFETIPLSKIAHCNEENTESGNQMSEDSPLYAIKDSSGNFHTVTTVSREEFIKGKVQNYKWVFETKPLHELAEGKTNVEVIKGITRQEDTRGDVKLAKWLFETQSIDGIHTKVNQMEAHSSAGGKPCKGDVKTCRWLFETQPMDILYDKSEIVKDKETIDNASDKSITWLFESQPLDSIKDGEEYNLNLCTTIQDSVKSGIGVQTVKHLFETETLDRTRNDQINQDLRCVSQVNFQSGDVSRVKELFESQSLDEIGSEMVTTCDEHDDHIRKGSVHKFTWLFENCPMNTINKDNEDANIQRVSEAVSGDVKNKKFIFETSSLDKIHEQPLGQKSVSVEQLENDVDVKSSTMMFESLPLYAIRDKEGQFHEVTTVKKDEVLRGDVRGARWMFETKPLEAIKPENEVYVIRAVTQEDVEKGDVKSARWKFETQPLDAFTNREEPSIKVTEDFGSCNVQLNKKIFESEDSNSKFVRMVSVTDVQRGDVRTSTWLFENQTIDSLRGEPQEPGPVKTVHREDSQKGDVKRCTWLFESQPLDKIKEPEEIFFQGSEEIIPKADVKCTTWLFETTPLDKITSSSVTDTMSLLSELNLVLSSGIVIEANEGQNVTMAKFTLGSTHQVQIQKEEVVEGNLRNIILQLLLKPSNPQVTLLREVEKGNVTTTVVQLPVYQSATIDRDQIIENIVQMIDEILAQGKNFKKGVLMQETTSGQADMSVYSLIRHSETDNQSHVIERGDVKSAIGNLLATGSSPRTATCRIDENEKGNVNLYKSCIEKGDLLYLKTLHSESSEDDVDHNTLGKEQTEIIQGDVRGAKRSLRQQKEAVERSISDVLPGDVKNTKKVFSSECSFIAENCVPRDEIIPGDVSTAKQQLAAKQSVMVEKEEIVAGDVKASMQSLERAKQQSMSIERKNIRPGTIYDMDLSSKCPEPEGSQVQNETIISGDVKAAKKSLQLAKQQSMHVEREVIAPGKIYSLNVSAQEGSSTVVTQSSSSSRSQQIKTCPKVSDTVKVLEKHVSFDTSQQGDISHSAGLINYSSPDPAFISYDCNGLTTEDKPGDVIKGDIKSAIRSLQSAAMEQRLPDKEDIVRGNVHLALQSLERSSVNVSKGDFKSALLYRNSGRTCSERHKQSVVVSSPPSDRTLFPSISVTREGQPSITAQNSTCYPVENGGSKSSSSEVVTAPPCLLKRPQNLKPALPPKPQWTKPAVTDYPNMSPSNISNPVSLQNAHYYTQLPTDTSIKDARHTTALSDEKSNCQVTKSNDTELEMERNFIQKINAAEEIQKCMKDYKDNPKHEMNLSLQAVLNNFERTGKGTRNKKAKSQTNVINDKGEVNKPMKNTTTAQNCRANLSPLNKQLYGCDVSETNSVATACQTTKNPNDNENKVVLRQKKVRETETQRRQRLSVHMDEIMKGNVKAAMEIFENMRKREELKGILSQVREIEGEPSNVDVSLLNTFCHNAPAWMVSSSENSKKSKVETQDDDLESVSSVETAFEDLEKASKEIIKLKEQTLAKLLEIEEAIKKALYSVSNLKSEADIAGLSGLFDESLKSEPHVQPANNIRKISIVSSKAKSGEGKDTRNHPSDPSPLKQEAARQANKVIRQSSSQSSPSFISIHSAARKPVEQSKPTMSTSKPAPERNGQGAPTPDTVHSSAKRKVSVLEVQTVPEEPAGIIGTKTVSETYKETDGFGNIFLSSVTSTFVTEQSDGKSAAAFEVVGGPNTYKVMTSPLLQRSSRPSEDKKLTSTNEKGKVFVSFSQPKEKQ; from the exons atgacaaaTATAGTACATTGACATCACTGACCAAGAGGGGCATCCTAACAACAGAAGGCAGCAATTGGATATCGACTTGCTCCTCTGTCAGAGACAGGTCGGCTCGCTATCTGTCAAGAGCAGCGACCGTTGACCTCGTTGGTGGTTCAACGCAAGCA GGATTGATTGGTACTTCAGGGACAAGAATTAAAAGCAGCAAG atGGCTGAGACAGCCGGGAAAGTCACAGTTTCGCAATCATCTCATGATGAAGACGATCttcctctccctcctcctcctcctgtgccTCCAAGGCCCCTTGACTATGAAGGGTCCTCAGCATTAAGTAGCCTCCCGGTGCCTCCGCCGAAAGAAACCTTTTCCACATACTACCAGCAAAGGCAGAAGAGTGAACTGAAGAGGCTCTTTAAACACATCCACCCAGACATCAGACATCTCGGCGATGCTGTGGATGATGACATAATGAAAGCAGTGCAAACAGCAGAGGACACTGAGGCAGCAGATGCAGCATATCAGGGTGAAGTACAGTCAATGAGGTGGATCTTTGAAAACTGGAATCTGGATAGTATTGGGGATCCTCATGCCACCAGGAAGATGCTGGATGAGGAGAACTTAACAGGTGGAAATGTCAGAAGCACCTCCTCCATGTTTGAGCACTGTGATAGCAGACAGCTAATTAGAGAGGGAAATGCTCAAAGGCAGACCTCAGTCATGGGGGATGTGAGAACATCCACCTGGCTGTTTGAAACCCAGCCCTTGGATTCCCTTAACAAAAAAGACGATGAAGAATTGGTTGAAGCTGTGTTGAAAGAGCCCATCCAGTCAGGAGATGTGAGTGGGACACGTCTGCTCTTTGAGACCAAACCACTAAGTGACTTTGGACGTTGTGACTCCATAGAGGACAATAACTTCTTGAAACTGATGTCTGAGCTCCAGGAACAAAAAGGAGATGTCCAAAAGACCGTGAAACTCTTCCAGGCAGAACCTAGCTGTGCCATTAGAGACAAAAATGGCAATATTCATACAGTCAAATCCATCTGCAGGGAAGAGATCAACAATGGCAACACAGGCAGCGCTCGTTGGTTATTCGAAACCCAACCTTTGGATCTGATTAACAAGGGAAGTGATGGTGTGAAAATAATTCGGGGTATATCTCTGGAAGAGGGAAACAGAGGTGGAGTGGACAGAAAGAGGTGGATGTTTGAAACACAGTCTTTTGAAGCAATACAAGAGATTGCGGGAATGGACAAGATCAAGAGCACATTGGCTGACTGCACAAAAGAGGCTGATGTCACCAACAAGACAAAGCTCTTTGAGATGCAGCCACTAGCAACACCAAGAGGAAATATAGAGGAAAAGACATTGGAAAGTAATACAATAATTGGAGGTGATGTCAAGACGTCTCTATGGCTATTTGAAACTCAACCCATGGAGACTCTAAATGATAGCTATGAAGTTGGGTGTTTGAAGAAAATTACCATTTCAGCTGATGAGCAAGGagcaataaaagacaaaaaaattatatttgagaGCCAGGGCACTGAAAAGAGTTCCTCGGTAAAACGACAAGTGATTGAAAGGGGTGCTGTTATGGGATTCAAGCATCTTTTTGAAACAATTCCTCTCAGTAAAATTGCTCATTGTAATGAGGAGAATACCGAATCAGGAAATCAAATGTCTGAGGATTCTCCTTTGTATGCTATAAAAGACAGCTCTGGAAATTTCCACACGGTAACAACCGTCAGCCGTGAGGAATTCATCAAGGGGAAGGTCCAAAACTACAAGTGGGTGTTTGAGACCAAGCCTTTACACGAACTGGCAGAAGGAAAGACAAATGTTGAGGTAATCAAAGGGATCACAAGACAGGAGGACACAAGGGGAGATGTCAAGTTGGCAAAGTGGCTTTTTGAAACCCAGTCAATAGATGGAATCCATACCAAGGTCAACCAGATGGAAGCACACAGTTCAGCTGGAGGCAAGCCTTGTAAAGGTGATGTAAAGACATGCAGATGGTTATTTGAGACACAACCAATGGACATTTTGTATGACAAATCAGAGATCGTGAAAGACAAAGAGACCATTGACAATGCTAGTGATAAGTCGATCACGTGGCTTTTTGAGTCACAGCCATTAGACAGCATAAAAGATGGTGAGGAGTACAATTTAAACCTCTGTACCACGATACAGGATTCTGTAAAATCCGGGATAGGTGTTCAAACAGTCAAACATCTTTTTGAAACAGAGACCCTTGATCGCACAAGAAATGACCAGATCAACCAAGATTTAAGATGTGTTAGCCAAGTGAACTTTCAGTCAGGAGATGTCTCAAGAGTCAAAGAACTTTTTGAATCCCAGTCCCTTGATGAAATCGGATCAGAAATGGTGACGACATGTGATGAACACGACGATCACATCCGGAAAGGATCTGTGCACAAATTCACTTGGTTGTTTGAGAACTGTCCCATGAACACTATCAACAAAGACAATGAAGATGCAAACATTCAGAGAGTTAGTGAGGCTGTGAGTGGGGATGTAAAGAACAAAAAGTTTATATTTGAAACCTCATCACTGGACAAAATCCATGAGCAACCTCTTGGACAGAAGTCAGTCAGTGTGGAACAGCTGGAGAATGATGTTGACGTGAAGTCCAGTACCATGATGTTTGAGTCCCTGCCACTGTATGCCATTAGGGACAAAGAGGGACAGTTTCATGAGGTGACAACTGTGAAAAAGGATGAGGTTTTGCGTGGTGAtgtgagaggagccagatggatGTTTGAGACTAAGCCCCTCGAAGCCATCAAGCCAGAAAATGAAGTTTATGTGATCCGAGCTGTCACTCAAGAGGATGTCGAGAAAGGAGATGTCAAATCAGCCAGATGGAAGTTTGAGACACAACCACTGGACGCCTTTACCAACAGAGAGGAACCTTCTATTAAGGTCACTGAAGACTTTGGGAGCTGTAATGTGCAGTTAAATAAAAAGATATTTGAATCTGAGGACTCAAACAGTAAGTTTGTAAGAATGGTTAGTGTCACTGACGTTCAACGTGGTGATGTTAGGACCTCCACCTGGCTCTTTGAGAATCAAACAATTGACAGTCTCAGGGGAGAACCTCAAGAGCCTGGTCCAGTCAAAACAGTCCACAGAGAAGACAGCCAGAAAGGTGATGTGAAACGCTGCACTTGGCTGTTTGAATCACAGCCACTGGACAAAATCAAAGAGCCAGAAGAAATATTTTTCCAAGGTTCAGAGGAAATAATTCCAAAAGCTGACGTGAAGTGCACAACCTGGCTTTTTGAGACAACTCCACTGGACAAGATCACCTCCAGCAGTGTCACTGACACCATGTCATTATTAAGTGAATTGAATTTAGTTTTATCAAGTGGCATCGTAATAGAAGCAAATGAAGGTCAAAATGTTACCATGGCAAAATTCACTCTGGGAAGCACTCATCAAGTCCAAATTCAGAAAGAAGAAGTTGTTGAGGGCAACCTCCGGAACATCATTTTACAGCTCTTACTCAAACCAAGCAACCCACAAGTTACTCTTCTTAGAGAAGTGGAAAAAGGAAACGTGACTACCACTGTAGTCCAACTTCCGGTCTACCAGTCAGCTACGATTGATCGGGATCAAATAATAGAAAACATTGTTCAGATGATTGACGAAATACTTGCCCAAGGTAAGAACTTCAAGAAAGGAGTCCTAATGCAAGAAACTACCAGTGGACAAGCAGATATGTCGGTCTATTCACTCATCAGACACAGTGAAACTGATAATCAAAGTCATGTTATTGAAAGAGGGGATGTGAAGTCTGCCATTGGAAATCTGTTAGCCACCGGCAGCAGTCCAAGAACAGCAACATGTAGAATTGATGAAAATGAGAAGGGGAATGTGAACTTATACAAAAGTTGCATTGAGAAAGGAGATCTGCTCTACCTGAAAACTCTTCATTCTGAGTCATCAGAAGATGATGTTGATCACAACACTCTTGGCAAGGAGCAAACTGAAATTATACAGGGGGATGTCAGGGGGGCAAAAAGAAGTCTCCGCCAGCAAAAGGAAGCTGTGGAGCGATCTATTTCAGATGTTCTACCAGGGGATGTCAAGAACACCAAAAAGGTATTTTCATCAGAGTGCTCATTCATCGCTGAAAACTGCGTTCCGCGGGATGAAATAATTCCTGGGGATGTTTCAACAGCAAAGCAACAACTTGCAGCAAAGCAATCGGTCATGGTAGAAAAAGAGGAAATTGTGGCTGGAGACGTTAAGGCATCAATGCAGTCATTAGAACGTGCAAAGCAACAGAGTATGAGTATAGAGCGGAAGAACATTAGACCTGGAACTATTTATGATATGGACTTGTCATCGAAGTGCCCTGAACCAGAAGGCAGTCAAGTACAAAATGAGACAATTATATCTGGAGATGTGAAGGCAGCTAAAAAGTCCCTGCAACTGGCCAAGCAGCAAAGCATGCATGTAGAGCGAGAGGTCATTGCTCCTGGAAAAATATACAGCCTGAATGTCTCTGCACAAGAAGGAAGCTCGACAGTGGTCACGCAATCGTCTTCGTCCTCCAGAAGCCAACAAATCAAGACTTGTCCAAAGGTCAGTGATACAGTCaaagttttggaaaaacatgtttCCTTTGACACTTCCCAGCAGGGAGACATATCCCATAGTGCAGGTCTAATCAATTATAGCTCACCAGACCCCGCTTTTATAAGTTATGATTGTAATGGTCTGACAACAGAAGATAAGCCAGGAGATGTTATTAAAGGAGATATAAAGTCAGCAATTAGATCTCTGCAGAGTGCAGCAATGGAGCAGAGGCTCCCAGATAAAGAAGACATTGTAAGAGGTAACGTCCACCTAGCATTGCAATCACTTGAGAGGTCTAGTGTAAATGTCTCCAAGGGAGACTTTAAATCAGCATTGCTATACAGGAATTCAGGGAGAACTTGTTCAGAAAGGCACAAACAGAGTGTTGTGGTGTCTAGCCCTCCATCTGACAGAACATTGTTTCCTTCAATTTCAGTAACGCGTGAAGGACAGCCATCGATCACAGCACAGAACTCAACATGCTACCCGGTAGAAAATGGAGGCTCAAAATCATCCAGTTCTGAAGTTGTAACTGCCCCACCGTGCCTGCTAAAGAGACCACAGAACCTGAAGCCAGCTTTGCCACCAAAGCCACAATGGACTAAACCAGCGGTCACAGATTATCCGAATATGTCACCTTCAAATATAAGCAATCCAGTGTCTCTTCAAAATGCTcactattacacacaacttcccACTGACACGTCCATTAAAGATGCAAGGCACACAACTGCACTGAGTGACGAAAAATCTAACTGCCAAGTGACAAAGTCCAATGACACAGAATTGGAGATGGAGAGAAATTTCATACAGAAAATCAATGCAGCGGAGGAGATCCAAAAGTGCATGAAAGATTATAAGGACAATCCCAAGCATGAAATGAACTTGAGCTTGCAGGCTGTTTTAAATAACTTTGAGAGAACAGGCAAAGGGACACgaaacaaaaaagccaaaagccaaacaaatgtcATAAATGATAAAGGTGAGGTGAACAAACCAATGAAAAACACAACCACCGCTCAAAACTGTAGAGCAAACCTCTCTCCTCTTAACAAACAACTCTACGGGTGTGACGTGTCAGAGACAAACAGTGTGGCGACTGCCtgccaaacaacaaaaaaccccaATGACAATGAGAATAAAGTGGTTTTAAGACAGAAGAAAGTCAGAGAGACAGAGACTCAGCGACGACAGAGGCTTTCTGTGCACATGGATGAGATCATGAAGGGAAATGTGAAGGCAGCCatggaaatatttgaaaatatgagGAAACGAGAGGAGCTAAAGGGAATCTTGTCTCAGGTGCGAGAGATAGAAGGAGAACCCAGCAATGTAGATGTTAGCttattaaacacattttgtcacaaTGCCCCTGCCTGGATGGTCTCATCAAGTGAAAATTCAAAGAAAAGCAAAGTCGAGACCCAGGATGATGATCTAGAAAGTGTTTCTTCTGTTGAAACTGCATTTGAAGATTTGGAAAAGGCAAGCAAGGAAATAATAAAGCTGAAGGAACAAACTTTAGCAAAGCTCCTTGAGATTGAGGAGGCCATTAAAAAGGCGTTGTACTCTGTCTCCAACCTGAAATCTGAGGCAGACATTGCAGGGTTGTCGGGACTTTTTGACGAATCCTTAAAATCAGAGCCACATGTTCAACCTGCCAACAATATCAGGaaaatcagcattgtgtcaagCAAGGCCAAATCAGGTGAAGGTAAAGACACAAGAAATCACCCCAGTGACCCAAGTCCTCTCAAGCAAGAAGCAGCCAGGCAAGCAAACAAAGTCATTAGACAGTCATCTTCCCAGTCGTCACCATCATTTATATCCATTCATTCAGCTGCCAGAAAGCCTGTTGAACAATCAAAGCCCACCATGTCGACATCCAAACCAGCACCAGAGAGGAATGGTCAAGGGGCTCCAACCCCAGACACTGTTCACAGCTCAGCAAAGCGCAAGGTCAGCGTGCTTGAGGTGCAAACAGTTCCAGAGGAACCTGCAGGAATAATTGGGACAAAGACTGTCAGTGAAACGTACAAAGAGACGGATGGCTTTGGCAATATTTTTCTATCTTCTGTGACATCAACGTTTGTCACTGAACAGTCTGATGGTAAATCAGCTGCTGCGTTTGAGGTGGTCGGGGGGCCAAACACATACAAAGTCATGACATCCCCGTTACTGCAAAGATCTAGCCGCCCTTCTGAGGACAAGAAGCTGACTAGCACTAATGAGAAAGGGAAAGTGTTTGTATCATTTAGCCAACCGAAGGAAAAACAGTGA